CATAACCAAGACCCGTACATGTCAGTAGTACCGTATAAAGACCAGGACGAAGGAAAGAAAACCCAGGTGGCCAACATGTTCAACAGCATAGCCAAACGCTATGACTTCCTGAACCATTTCCTGAGCGCCGGCGTGGACATTTACTGGCGCAAGCGGGCGGTCAAACTGCTGGAGAAACACAACCCTCAGGTCATTCTGGACATTGCCACCGGTACGGGAGACTTCGCGCTGGAGACCATGCGCCTGAAACCCCGGCAGATTGTGGGCATTGACATCTCTGAGGGCATGCTGGCCGTGGGCCGCGAGAAAATTCAGAAGAAAGGCCTGGAGAACGTCATTCAACTGTACTTAGGAGATTCTGAGAACATTCAGTACCCAGACAACCACTTTGACGCCATTACTGTGGCTTTTGGCGTGCGCAACTTTGAGAACCTGGAGAAAGGCCTTTCTGAGATGTTCAGGGTCTTGAAACCGGGTGGCAAGGCCGTGGTGCTGGAATTCTCCAAACCGCAGACGTTCCCCATGAAACAGGGGTATAATTTTTATTTCAAACACATATTGCCGGTTTTCGGGAAATTGATCTCCAAAGACAACGCCGCCTACACGTACCTGCCAGAATCTGTGCAGGCGTTTCCAGACGGTCCAGATTTTTTGGCGATTTTCAAGAAAGTAGGTTTTAAAAACACAGAATGGCACTCACTCACGTTTGGCATCAGCTCCATTTACACCGGTTTAAAATAATCGCTTTCCTGTGCGTGGCCTTGGCCCAGGCACCCCAGCAGGCGCAGGCCCAGAAGATTCTGGGCGAAAACCTGCCCGGCTATGAATACCGCAAGATTAGGTGGGGTTTCTCTCTGGGCATGAACGCGTCTTGGTACCAACTGCAGCATTCACAGACCTACGTAGACCAACTGGGCGCTGGCGGTTATTCTGTGAATGACAAAGTGGCCCCGGGCTTCAACGTGAACTTTATTGCCACCTACCGGCTTTCTCAGGATTTTCAGATACGCCTGCAGCCCGGCGTGGGCTATTATGGCCGCACCGTGGAATACAAGGGCATGGTAGATGGCACCGGCGAGGACAAGACTGTTTTGCAGGAACTCAACACCTTTAACATAGAAGTGCCCTTGCTGGTGAAGTATGAATCGCTGCGGCGGAAAAATTCACAGATGTATTTTATTGCGGGCGTGAAACCGTCTGTAGTGGTGGGCGGCCAGAAAAAAGGCAACCCCGAGGTCTTGCAGGTGGGCACCGCTGATTTCACCATTGAGTATGGCGTGGGGCTGGACATGTTCTACCCGTTCTTCAAATTCTCCCCAGAACTGCGCTACGCCCGCGGCATCACCAATGTGCACAAGCCCTATGATTCTGTGTACAACAACAGCATCAAGAGCCTCACCACCAACACCATCACTTTGTACCTTAACTTTGAATAAGCAGTCCATGCCCAAGAAAATTGCATTAGTGACCGGAGCCTCTTCGGGCATTGGGCGGGCCGCCGCCGTGGCCCTGGCGCAACAGGGTTTCAAGATCATTGCCGCCGGACGACGCACCGAGCGCCTGCAGGAACTGGTTGACCAGTTTGGCCCAGACCAAGTGCTGCCCCTGGCCTTTGACGTGCGTGACCACGCCGCCGTGCAAGCCGCCATTGCCAGCCTGCCCGCCGCTTGGAAAACCATTGACGTGCTCATCAACAACGCCGGCAACGCGCACGGCCTTTCACCCATTCAAACCGGAGATATAGCCGACTGGGACGCCATGCTGGACATTAACGTAAAAGGTTTGCTGTACGTGACCCGCGAGGTGCTGCCCGTGATGGTGGAGCGCAAAAGCGGCCACGTGATCAATATTGGGTCCATTGCCGGCAAAGAGGCCTACGCCAACGGCAACGTATACTGCGCCAGTAAATTTGCCATAGACGCGCTCTCCAAAGCCATGCGCATTGACCTGGTACACGAGGGTGTGAAAGTGTCTGAAATAAACCCCGGCGCCGTGGAGACTGAGTTTTCTGAGGTTCGTTTCAAAGGCGACACAGAGCGTGCCGCCAACGTGTACAAAGGCTTTGAGCCGCTACGGGCCGAAGACATAGCCGACCTTCTGGTGTTCATGGTCACCCGGCCCAAGCACGTGAACATAGCCGAAGTCCTAATTCTCCCCGCCGCCCAAGCCTCGGCCACCATTATAAATAAGCAGTAAGTCTAATAGAAATACCTGGAAATCCCGCTGGTGCTGTCACGTGCCGCCGGGATTTTCCGTTTTCGGGCTCATTTTCAGAAATGAGCCTGAAAACGGAAAACCCTACTTCAGTAAAAATTTCTACCGCATCCTTAGTCTATCCACACTTCTTGGTCTTTCCCCTGACAGACCAAATCCTATTGTCTTATTTCTCCCAATAATTCGCGCGCATTTCGTCTCCCTTTGAAGGGGGTAGGGGGATGATGACATCAGAAGATAACTTAATCAAGTCCTCTTCGGTAGATTCTTCGGTCGCTTCGCTCGCTCTCTTCGGCTCTCACCTCAAGAATGCTCAGGATGACCTTTAAAATACTTTTCACTGCGCGCTTGCTCTCCAAAAGAAACCATTCCCAACTCTTTTCAAATGAGGACGAAATACCTGAAAATCCCGCTCGTACTGTCAAGCGCTGGCGGGATTTTCTGTTTTCGGGCTCAATTTTGAAAACGAAGCCAAATCTGGGAAATCCTTCTGACGCCCTGCCTCGTTGTGAAAAAGAAAACCGGCCGCCATGGAATTCACGCAGATCAAAGAAACCTGCCTGTACGTGCAGGACCTAGCCAAAACCACTTCGTTTTACAATGGCACGCTGGGCTTGCCCGTGATAGGCGAGGCCCCAGACCGGTTTGTGTTTTTTAAAGCGGGCACCAGTGTGCTGTTGTGTTTCAACGCCCAGAAAACCAGGGAGAACAAAGAGTTGCCACCGCATTTTGGCCAGGGCCAGTTACACTTTGCGCTGGAGTGTAAAACCGAGGAATACGCCCGCTGGAAAGCAAAGCTCAGGCAGGCAAACGTACCCATTGAGCACGAACAGACCTGGCCGCACCAACGCAAATCCTTTTATTTCAGAGACCCAGACCAGCATTTGGTGGAGATTGTGATGCCCGGCATTTGGGAGGGAACCTAGTTTCCGTTTTCGGGCTCATTTATGGAAATTAGCCCGAAAACGGCCTGGCTAAAAGACAAAGTTGAACGAGGCGTTGTACATGATGCCGCGCAGGTTTCGGTTGAGGTCATGCAGGGGCAAGAAGTAACTCACCTTGTTGTCCAGCAATATGTGTTTGGTTTTGATCAGTTCCAGGCCCATGCTCAAGTTGGCGGTGGGCATGGCGCGGCTGTCTTCCTCGTCTTTTTGGGTGAGAATGGCCAGGCCCAGTTGGTAGCCGGTGTACAGGTTGAAAAACTTGCGCTTGCCCCGGCCGAAGTGCTTGGGGTAAAAATCCTGCCCAAACCCAAAGGCGAACATTTCACCGTACCGCGTGGAGTCGTTTTTCTCCGGCTCTGGGTTGGTGACGCCGGTATTTACTTCCTTGAGCACGCCCACCGTGAAATAACTTTTGCCGCGCGTGAACATGTATTTAATGGCGTAGCTCTGATAAGTCTTGGCGCTGATGCCCGGTTTGGGATTCTCAATAAACAGAAAGCCGTATTCCACGCCCGGCATGTTCACGAAGGAAATCTTGCCAGAGGTGGTGGGCACGCTGATTTCGTCATGCAGTTTAATGGAGACCAGGGCCAGGCTATCGCGGTTGCCAATGGACCTGAGCTCACGGCGCAGGGTGCGGAGCGTGGCCTCTGTGCGCGCAATGCCTTTCTCCAGCGTGGCCAGGGCCTCTGGTGATTGGTTGGCCTTGCGCACTGCCGCCTGCAGGCTGTCCATGCGTATCTGCTCGTCTTCCAGGTCATAGGTGGTTCTGGCCAGCCGGGCAGATTTGTCCACGGTGGTCATGCTGTTAGATTCAAGCCAGCCCAGCAGCGTACTGAGCGAGTCCAGCTTGCCCAGATGTTCAGGGGCCACGGTGA
This region of Rufibacter sp. LB8 genomic DNA includes:
- the ubiE gene encoding bifunctional demethylmenaquinone methyltransferase/2-methoxy-6-polyprenyl-1,4-benzoquinol methylase UbiE; protein product: MSVVPYKDQDEGKKTQVANMFNSIAKRYDFLNHFLSAGVDIYWRKRAVKLLEKHNPQVILDIATGTGDFALETMRLKPRQIVGIDISEGMLAVGREKIQKKGLENVIQLYLGDSENIQYPDNHFDAITVAFGVRNFENLEKGLSEMFRVLKPGGKAVVLEFSKPQTFPMKQGYNFYFKHILPVFGKLISKDNAAYTYLPESVQAFPDGPDFLAIFKKVGFKNTEWHSLTFGISSIYTGLK
- a CDS encoding porin family protein, which produces MALTHVWHQLHLHRFKIIAFLCVALAQAPQQAQAQKILGENLPGYEYRKIRWGFSLGMNASWYQLQHSQTYVDQLGAGGYSVNDKVAPGFNVNFIATYRLSQDFQIRLQPGVGYYGRTVEYKGMVDGTGEDKTVLQELNTFNIEVPLLVKYESLRRKNSQMYFIAGVKPSVVVGGQKKGNPEVLQVGTADFTIEYGVGLDMFYPFFKFSPELRYARGITNVHKPYDSVYNNSIKSLTTNTITLYLNFE
- a CDS encoding SDR family NAD(P)-dependent oxidoreductase, which produces MPKKIALVTGASSGIGRAAAVALAQQGFKIIAAGRRTERLQELVDQFGPDQVLPLAFDVRDHAAVQAAIASLPAAWKTIDVLINNAGNAHGLSPIQTGDIADWDAMLDINVKGLLYVTREVLPVMVERKSGHVINIGSIAGKEAYANGNVYCASKFAIDALSKAMRIDLVHEGVKVSEINPGAVETEFSEVRFKGDTERAANVYKGFEPLRAEDIADLLVFMVTRPKHVNIAEVLILPAAQASATIINKQ
- a CDS encoding VOC family protein: MEFTQIKETCLYVQDLAKTTSFYNGTLGLPVIGEAPDRFVFFKAGTSVLLCFNAQKTRENKELPPHFGQGQLHFALECKTEEYARWKAKLRQANVPIEHEQTWPHQRKSFYFRDPDQHLVEIVMPGIWEGT